Proteins encoded by one window of Salvia splendens isolate huo1 chromosome 7, SspV2, whole genome shotgun sequence:
- the LOC121742627 gene encoding succinate dehydrogenase assembly factor 2, mitochondrial-like translates to MGSLRRALSSTIPRILTSNSRLPNPQTLHRPILGSFARFYSDGSANSLNIDLSDEESKRRLFNRLLYRSKQRGYLELDLILGKWVEAHIHSLDENGIKSLVHLLDLENPDLWKWLTSQEEPPEAVKVNPIFIAVWQKVTSNLENHAAPGTRATPGQSWVRGWDDFKKGRDGPISGNQ, encoded by the exons ATGGGGAGTTTGAGAAGAGCCCTGTCCTCCACCATCCCTCGCATCCTCACCTCCAATTCGCGGCTCCCCAACCCCCAAACTCTTCACAG GCCTATTTTGGGTTCCTTCGCCCGTTTCTACTCAGATGGAAGCGCCAATTCCCTTAATATCGATCTTTCCGATGAAGAAAGCAAAAGGCGCTTGTTTAACAG GTTGCTGTATAGGAGTAAACAAAGGGGGTACCTTGAGCTGGACTTGATTCTGGGGAAATGGGTGGAAGCTCACATTCATTCTCTTGATGAAAATGGAATTAAATCCCTAGTTCATCTCCTTGACCTG GAAAATCCCGATCTGTGGAAGTGGCTGACCAGCCAGGAGGAACCCCCTGAGGCAGTGAAAGTAAATCCT ATATTCATTGCTGTGTGGCAAAAGGTGACTAGCAATCTTGAAAATCATGCTGCACCAGGAACTCGTGCTACGCCTGGTCAGTCTTGGGTGAGAGGCTGGGATGACTTCAAGAAGG